The window CAACCGAGGGCCAGTTCGGCCCTCTCAAGCCGGCGCTCCACGAGGGCGTGTCGGGCGTGGTCGTGTAGGGGACTGCCGCTGGCACGGGGGGCCGCTTGGCGCTATGATGCTGGCCCACCGACACAGGGGGGTCATCATGGACGAGACGGCTGTTGCTCGCGTAACCGGCGTGGCGCAGGTGTTCGACCTCCACGCGCTCAAGGCGTTCGTGCCCGAGAAGCGTGTGCGCAAGATGCTCTTCAAGACCGACCAGCTCTGGTCGGAGATCGTCTGCTACGAGCCCGGGCACTCCACGGTCATGCACCAGCACCCCAGGGAGGAGGAGGCGATCTTCGTCCTCGAGGGCACGGCCAACATGAACATCGACGGCCACGAGGTTGTGGTGCCGGCCGGCTCGATCGTCAAGTTTCCGAATGCCGTGATGCACGATGTCCGCAACCTGGGTACGGAGCGTTGCGTGATCATGTTTCTCAAGGTCAATCCGAAGGTCTTGAAGGGGAGCCACGATGGGTAACGTCGAGCGCTGCGACAAGACGCTGCCGCTGAACGAGATGATGTACCACGTGCGCCACGACGCGGCGCTCCGCGCGCGCTGGCTGACCGACCTCGAGGGCATCGCGCGGCAGTTCGGGCTGAGCCGCGAGGAATACGAG is drawn from Candidatus Methylomirabilota bacterium and contains these coding sequences:
- a CDS encoding cupin domain-containing protein; protein product: MDETAVARVTGVAQVFDLHALKAFVPEKRVRKMLFKTDQLWSEIVCYEPGHSTVMHQHPREEEAIFVLEGTANMNIDGHEVVVPAGSIVKFPNAVMHDVRNLGTERCVIMFLKVNPKVLKGSHDG